The nucleotide sequence GTCTTCCAACAGAAATCTTAATACTTCATAGGCTTCCTCTTTATGTTCACAGTCTTCCATTATGCAGAACATCAGATCGTTACCGGAATTCAGGATGTTTTCTTCTGCGTTGCTGCTTGCCGGAAATACAAAAGAATCAATGTTCATTTCCGGATTAACAGATTTAATCTGAGGGATTGCATAATTACCAATCACGTACATGGCTGACTGCCCTCTTGCAAAAGCAGTACATGCATCGTTGTAGCTGTATGCCACCGGATCAGACTGTCCGTATTTCAGAAGCTCCTTGTCTTTCACCGCAATTTCTTCATATGCCTCTGAAAATGTGGCGTTGCCGCTGTTTACCTGATATGCAATGTCCGTGCTGCAAAGATCTACTGCAATGGCGTTCCACGGCGCAAGGCAGGTCCAGGTATCCTTATATCCGAAATACAGTGGCTGGATTCCTTCTGCCTGAATGGTTTCACAGAGCTGATTGAATTCTTCCCATGTGGTGGGAATCTGCCATCCGTGTTCTTCAAACATATCTCTGTTGTAGAGAACGCCTGCCGCATTTGCCATATAAGGCACTGCGTAAACACCTTCCTGAGGCACATATTCCAGCTCTTTATTCGTAGCAAGATAGTTTTCCTTAATATCTGACAGACCGTCAAAATCGGAAATGTCCATCAACATTTTGGCATCCAGGAAATTGGAGTAGTTGATATCTCCGCCAATCCCGATAATATCAGGGTTGTTTTCCCGGATAAATCTGGTTTTCAAAATAACCATGGCATCATTCGGTGAATCAATCACCAGCTTAATGTTGTCGTGAGTCGCATTAAATTTTTCTTCCAGTGCTTCAAATACGTCCACTGCTTCCGGTTTGTAGTGGACCAGCTCAATCACAACCTTTCCGTCCGCATCATCCTTTTTGCTGCCACAGCCGCCAAGCAAAAGCCCTGAGACAATTGTCACAGCAAGGAATAATGCCATTACTTTTTTCTTTTTCTTTGCCATTTTTTACCTCCTCGTCTTTTTAAACAAATTTTCTGTTGGAACCTTGCTCTTTGCATTGCTAATTTTATTTAGTTATGTTTTGTTTTGCAACATATTATGTGCATAACCGTTTTTTTATACAAATTTTAGAATTAGTTTATGTATATTTTATATAAAAAAAGCGGGCATGACAGCTTTTTGCGCGCGGACAGATTGCGGAACCATAAAAAGGTCGTAAAAAAATAGCTGCTATATACAATATATGGATAAGACTCACCGAGTCTGAATGCCATATCCTGTATATAGCGGCTATTTTGTGACAGCCCCTTTCCAAACTGACAGAACAGTTATGATTCAGTTGATATTCCGGATGCTTTCTCTTACAATCAGCTCCACCGGGAGCTTAAATGACCTGGCAATAATTTCTTCTCCCCGGATTCTCTGCACCAGAAGTTTTACTGCCTCCTCCCCCTTTTCCTTCACCGACTGGCGCACCGTGGTCAGCATGGGCCTGCTCAGCCGGGCATAGATATTATCGTCAAATCCCGCCACAGAAATATCCTCCGGCACTCTCAGCCCTTCTCCGAAGAAAATACTGATGGCTTCATTGGCCAGCAAATCAGATACCACGAATATCGCCGTGTACCCTTCCTCTTTTGCTTTAAGAGCAAAGTTACGCAGCGCCTCCCGCCTCAGATTCCTGCCGGCAGGCAGATAATAGTAATCTTTGTTGCTGTAGGAAATGCCATAACTTTCCAGAGCGTCGCAGTAACCCCGGAACCGCTCAAAGGTACTGGATACCGGATTTTTCTTATCACAGAAAAAAGCGATTTTCCGATGCCCCTGCTTCAGCATAAATTCCGTTATCCGCTTCCCTCCTTCATAATCCGCAATTCCCACATTGTCGTAGTCTCCTTCCCCGCAGTCAATGTACACCAGAGGCTTTCCCACTCTGTTTGCGAATTCCTGACATTCCCAGGGGTCAAATCCAATCACAATACCCCCTTCTATATTACGGGCCTGCAGCTTATGAAAAATATCCTGCTCATCCTTTGGAATTCCGCACACCGGATACCGGCCGTATTCCTGCAGCTTCATGCATATGGCATTCAAAAGCTCCGCACAGAACGGGTCTGTAAAAACACTTTCTTTATATCGAAGACAGAAATCCACCGATATCAGCTTCAATGCCTTTCCGTACTCTTCCCGGTGAACAGTTTTCTGAAATCCGTACTGTACCAGTGCCTCCTCAATTCTCTGCCTTGTGGCAGGCGACATTTTCTCTGTATGACCGTTTACAACATTTGACACGGTTGTAGGGCTGATCCCCAATATCGATGCAATTTCTTTAATCGTAATCATAACTGCTCCCTGACTGCACTACTTATGCATTTTCGTTGATAATTTTATGTACATCATCCGTCTCCGGCATGGAACGGATGGCTCCCTTCCTGGTGGTAACCAGATAAGCCGCCGCATTTGCAAAGGTCAGCATCTGTTCCAGATCTTCTTTTGTCAGGCTGTCAATGTCCCGGTACAGCAGTCCGTAAAGAATACTTCCGCAGAACGTATCTCCCGCTCCGGTGGTCTCAATGGTTCCCCCTAACTTAAAGCTGGGTTTATATACCATCATATCTTTATAGAAGGCATAACTCCCCTCTGCTCCCGCTGTTACCTGGAACAGCTTTACAGGGAACTTCTCCCGGAGAATTGCCGCCCCTTTTTCAATATCCTTCTCTCCTGTAAGGAATTCCACTTCCTCCTCGGAAATTTTACATACGTCGCATTTGCTCAGACCGTACTCCATCTTCTCTTTTGCAACACTCAGATCCTTCCAGAGCGGAATCCGCAGATTCGGGTCAAAGGAAATCAGAACCCCGTTCTCTTTTGCAACATTCACTGCCTTCTCCGTAGCTGCGCACACCCCTTCATGGGTCATGGACAAGGTTCCGAAATGGAAAATCCTGCTGTTTTTAATCTGTTCCTCATCCACTTCATCTTCCGTCAGCATCATATCCGCCCCCGGATTCCGGTAAAATGCAAAATCCCGGTCGCCGTTTTCAAAGGTCTTTACAAAGGCAAGGGTGGTTTTTACTTCCTCGTCAAAACAAAGACCGTCCGTGCCGATTTTCAGCTCCTCCAGAGTATCCCGCAGCAGATAACCGAACTGATCCTTTCCCACCTTGCCGATAAAGTTCGTGGTTCTTCCGCATTTATTCAGCAGTGCCAGCACATTGCAGGGAGCTCCGCCCGGATTTGCCTCCAGCAGGGAATTCCCCTGTTCGGATTCCCCGGTATAAGTAAAATCAATCAACAGTTCCCCCAGTGCCGTTACATCATATTTCTTCATATTCCTACATCCTTTCCGGAGCTTCAAAGCCAAGTACGTCAATGCAGATTTCCAGTGCTTTCCTGGTCAGCTCCAATAATTTTATATAACCTGCCTGTATCATTTCGTCAGGTTCTGCCATAATTTTTGTCTCATGATAAAAATGATTAAAAGCGTTTGCAAGGTCGTAAATATACGCGCACACCTTATGGGGCGCTTTTTCTTCAAAGGCACTTTCCATCATACCGTTAAATTTACTGAGTTCCAGCATCAGCGCCTTCTCGCTGTCCGAATGAGCAGGAAGGATTCCTGCATGTTCCGGCAGTTCCCGTGATTCCTGATATTTCTTCAGGATAGACTTCATACGCACAATGGTATAGAGAATATAAGGCCCTGTATTTCCCTCAAAAGAAGTGAAACGCTCGATATCAAAAATATAGTCTTTGGAGGCCTGGTTGGATAAATCCCCGTACTTGATGGCAGAAAGGGCCACTGTTTTTGCAGTTTCCCGGCCTTCCGCTTCCTCCACGGTATGATTGTCCGCAATCTTTTTGTACATTTCCTCATTGATACCGGACACCAGATATTCCAGACGCATAACGCCTCCTTCTCTGGTTTTGAATGGTTTCCCATCCTTCCCGTTCATGGTGCCGAAGCCCAGGAATGTCAGTTCCGTCTCCGGCCCCACCAGTCCTGTTTTTCTGGCGCAGCGGAATACCTGTGTAAAATACAGTTCCTGCCGCTTGTCCACCACATAGATGATTTCATCCGGATGGTAGTCCTGCATACGCCATACTATGGTGGCAAGGTCGGTGGTGTTATACAAAGAGGCTCCGTCTGATTTTAAAATCATACAGGGGGGAATCTCTTTGGTGTCCGTATCTTCCTTCACGTCCACCACCAGCGCGCCCTCGCTGATATAGGCGAATCCGTCTTTCTTCATCTTTTCCACCATATCCGGAATATAGGGCTGGGCGTCGGATTCTCCCTTCCACAGCTCAAAGGATACGTTCAGATTTTCATAATTGCGCTTTAAATCACTGACTGACACATTTAAAATATGATTCAGCAAAGCTCTGTAGCCTGCCCTGCCATGCTGCAGTTCATAAGTTGCTTCCATGGCCGCTTCCTTATAGGCTTCGTCCTCTTTGGATTTCCCGCTGGCAGCAGGATAGATTTCCTCCAGTTCAGAAATGGTAAAAGGTGGCTCCGGGGGATATTCCCCCGTGTAATCTTCATCAAAATACACAAGCTCCGGTTTCCGCGCTTTCAGTTCGGTGATAATCAGCCCCATCTGCAGGCCCCAGTCCCCCAGATGTACGTCTCCAATCATATTATGGCCCATAAACCGGCCGATCCGCTTCACACTTTCCCCGATAATGGCAGAACGCAGATGGCCCACATGGAGGGGTTTTGCCACATTTGGTCCGCCATAGTCTATCAGAATGGTTTTGGGATGTTCACATTTATTGCAGCCCAGCCGCTGTCCGTCCCCTTCCATCTGACGCAGATATTCTGCCAGATATTCCGGGCTCAGTTTCAGATTCAGAAATCCCGGTTTTACTGATTCTGCCGATTCGAACATTCCATTTTTCTGTAACTGCTCTGCCACCTTGTCCGCAATCAGAAAGGGAGCGCATTTATACTCCCTGGCGGCAGCCATGGCACCATTGCACTGGTATTCGCAGAGGTCCGGACGGTTCGACAAGGTAACCTTTCCGTATTTTTCATCGTAACCGCAGGTCTTTAAGGCCTCCATCACCTGTTTGCTGATCACATCCAATATCTTTTCCATAAATTCTCTCCTGTAACTCTTATTGCTCCCGGAACAGCCCCCTTTTCATCATCCAAAGGGCCGGATTCCATAAATGTAACTAATTTCCTATATCATAACAAAAAGCGGGGAAAATGTCACCCACTTTTTTGCGTTTCTTCCTATTAATTGTATTTTTTCTGAAAAGAAGCTGCCGCAAAATAGCTGTCATATACGAAATATGGCGTAAAACTCACAGTTCTCACCCATACATTGTATATAACCTGCGTTTTGCAACAGCTTATTTCCAAAAGCATTCTTTGCTGTTTTCGATTCCTGCAGCTTCAATGCATATGCATATTTCTCCTCAGCGGACTCCCCTCTTCCGGTCAGGCAAAAAAATTCTCCGCCAGTGTAAATGTACCCACGGTTCCCACACTTCCGGTCATATAAATGGTTTCGTCTTCTTCCATCTCAATCAGAAGGTCTCCGCCCTGCATATGCACTGTTACCTTATTGTCTACAAGGCCCATCCTCTTTGCCGCTGCCGCCGCCGCACAGGCTCCGGTTCCGGAAGCCAGCGTATAGCCTGCACCGCGCTCATATATTTCAATGGCAATATTTTCCCGGTCAATTACTTTGCATATCTGCATATTGGTACGATTGGGAAAATATTCCGCCCCTTCCACATAAGGCCCCAATGCCCTGGCTTTCTGCGGCGTCACTTCCTCCATCATAATCACACAGTTGGGATTCCCCACAGACAGACAGGTGGTATTGTAATCATTGTCATGGAATCTCAGATGAGCATTTACAATCTCACCCTGCAGGCCGGTCAGTGGCATTTCCTTTCCCGCATACACCGGCTTTCCCATATTTACCCGCATCATACTTCCGTCTTCTTCCACAAATTCAATTTCCACATCTCCTGCCAGCGTATTCAGGCTGAACTTTCTGTCCTTCACATATCCCTCATCCAACAGGTATTTTGCAAAAATCCGTACGCCGTTTCCGCTCTTTTCCGCCTCGGAACCATCCGGATTAAAAATACGTACTTTTATTTTTCCATCTTCCATAATGGGGCCATACAGCAGACCATCTGCACCCACGCCGAAATTCCTCCGGCAGAGCATTTCTATATTTCTTGTCTGCAGCACCATATCATTTTTATTGGGGTCCAGTACCAGATAATCATTTCCGAGACCATGGTATTTTTTCATTGTAATACTGTCCATACATTCCACCCTTTCTTTTCTGTTCAGCATATGCCAAAACCTGCCGATTCATACCACTGCCATGTAAACTGTAACTATTTTAACTCATTCTTTTTGCATATAACAGTAAATTTATTGCTTGAAACACTGCAAAAAGTGCTGTATAATTTATCATGAGGAGGAGCCCTGATGATTTTTGAAAACCCCTGATGATTTTTGAAAACCCCTGATGATTTTTGAAAACCCCTGATGATTTTTGAAAACCCCTGATGATTTTTGAAAACTCCTGATGATTATCATGAGGAGGGGCCCGCTTGCGGGAGGAGGGACAAATCATGCATCATAACTCAGAGAAAGCAAAAGAAAAACAGACCGGATATCTTCATCAGAATTTCCGTCTGTTTCATTTAAAAGATAAAAAAAATCAGGAATTTGAATTCCACTACCATGATTTCAACAAGATTATTATATTTTTATCCGGCAACGTCACCTATTTCGTGGAAGGTAAGGCTTACGACCTGAAGCCCTGGGACATCCTTCTGGTCAACAACCATGACATTCACAAGCCTGTGATTGACGCAGGCGTCACCTATGAACGCATTGTCATCTGGCTGCAGCCGGAATTTATCAGAGAGCAGCAAGACCGTTCCTGCGATTTGTCCCGCTGCTTTACTACAGCAACCGCAAAAAGGTTCAATCTGATTCGGCTGAATCATCATCTGCAGGCAGACATACAGACCATTCTGCAGCAGCTTGAATCATCTCTCGCCAGCAGAGAATTCGGCCATGAAGCTCTGAGCCAGGCATATTTCCTGCAGTTTATGGTATATCTGAACCGTATTTTCCTGCCGGAAACATGTCAGCCGGACTTTTCCGCTTCCCGGTATGACAGACAGATTGCCGATATTCTGTCTTACATCAACCTGCACCTGGCAGAAGACCTGTCCAATGAGACCCTGTCACGTCAGTTTTTTGTAAGTAAATATTATCTGATGCACAAGTTCAAAGAGCATACCGGATACACCCTTCATGCCTATGTGCAGCAAAAACGCCTGCTACATGCCAAAGACCTGATTCAGGAGGGCACACCCATTTTAAAGGCTTCTTCTCTGTGCGGTTTTTCCGATTATTCCACATTTCTTCGGGCATTCCGCAAATTTTACGGAATCTCTCCCAAAGCCTTTCTCACTTCCGGCAGTGAACCCTCCGGATTCCGCGACGCCCGGACAGACATAACGCACATACCTTACTGACGAATATAAATTCCCTGCTGTTCAATAAAATCTTCCAGCTCATCCTGCGCGTCCTGTGACCAGGTTTCGCTCAAAGGGGTGTGCTTCCTGTCCGTCTCATTTTCACGGGCTGATTCCTCTCTGTCCTTTAA is from Lachnospiraceae bacterium JLR.KK002 and encodes:
- the dapF gene encoding diaminopimelate epimerase gives rise to the protein MDSITMKKYHGLGNDYLVLDPNKNDMVLQTRNIEMLCRRNFGVGADGLLYGPIMEDGKIKVRIFNPDGSEAEKSGNGVRIFAKYLLDEGYVKDRKFSLNTLAGDVEIEFVEEDGSMMRVNMGKPVYAGKEMPLTGLQGEIVNAHLRFHDNDYNTTCLSVGNPNCVIMMEEVTPQKARALGPYVEGAEYFPNRTNMQICKVIDRENIAIEIYERGAGYTLASGTGACAAAAAAKRMGLVDNKVTVHMQGGDLLIEMEEDETIYMTGSVGTVGTFTLAENFFA
- the argS gene encoding arginine--tRNA ligase — encoded protein: MEKILDVISKQVMEALKTCGYDEKYGKVTLSNRPDLCEYQCNGAMAAAREYKCAPFLIADKVAEQLQKNGMFESAESVKPGFLNLKLSPEYLAEYLRQMEGDGQRLGCNKCEHPKTILIDYGGPNVAKPLHVGHLRSAIIGESVKRIGRFMGHNMIGDVHLGDWGLQMGLIITELKARKPELVYFDEDYTGEYPPEPPFTISELEEIYPAASGKSKEDEAYKEAAMEATYELQHGRAGYRALLNHILNVSVSDLKRNYENLNVSFELWKGESDAQPYIPDMVEKMKKDGFAYISEGALVVDVKEDTDTKEIPPCMILKSDGASLYNTTDLATIVWRMQDYHPDEIIYVVDKRQELYFTQVFRCARKTGLVGPETELTFLGFGTMNGKDGKPFKTREGGVMRLEYLVSGINEEMYKKIADNHTVEEAEGRETAKTVALSAIKYGDLSNQASKDYIFDIERFTSFEGNTGPYILYTIVRMKSILKKYQESRELPEHAGILPAHSDSEKALMLELSKFNGMMESAFEEKAPHKVCAYIYDLANAFNHFYHETKIMAEPDEMIQAGYIKLLELTRKALEICIDVLGFEAPERM
- a CDS encoding LacI family DNA-binding transcriptional regulator codes for the protein MITIKEIASILGISPTTVSNVVNGHTEKMSPATRQRIEEALVQYGFQKTVHREEYGKALKLISVDFCLRYKESVFTDPFCAELLNAICMKLQEYGRYPVCGIPKDEQDIFHKLQARNIEGGIVIGFDPWECQEFANRVGKPLVYIDCGEGDYDNVGIADYEGGKRITEFMLKQGHRKIAFFCDKKNPVSSTFERFRGYCDALESYGISYSNKDYYYLPAGRNLRREALRNFALKAKEEGYTAIFVVSDLLANEAISIFFGEGLRVPEDISVAGFDDNIYARLSRPMLTTVRQSVKEKGEEAVKLLVQRIRGEEIIARSFKLPVELIVRESIRNIN
- a CDS encoding carbohydrate kinase, with the protein product MKKYDVTALGELLIDFTYTGESEQGNSLLEANPGGAPCNVLALLNKCGRTTNFIGKVGKDQFGYLLRDTLEELKIGTDGLCFDEEVKTTLAFVKTFENGDRDFAFYRNPGADMMLTEDEVDEEQIKNSRIFHFGTLSMTHEGVCAATEKAVNVAKENGVLISFDPNLRIPLWKDLSVAKEKMEYGLSKCDVCKISEEEVEFLTGEKDIEKGAAILREKFPVKLFQVTAGAEGSYAFYKDMMVYKPSFKLGGTIETTGAGDTFCGSILYGLLYRDIDSLTKEDLEQMLTFANAAAYLVTTRKGAIRSMPETDDVHKIINENA
- a CDS encoding extracellular solute-binding protein encodes the protein MAKKKKKVMALFLAVTIVSGLLLGGCGSKKDDADGKVVIELVHYKPEAVDVFEALEEKFNATHDNIKLVIDSPNDAMVILKTRFIRENNPDIIGIGGDINYSNFLDAKMLMDISDFDGLSDIKENYLATNKELEYVPQEGVYAVPYMANAAGVLYNRDMFEEHGWQIPTTWEEFNQLCETIQAEGIQPLYFGYKDTWTCLAPWNAIAVDLCSTDIAYQVNSGNATFSEAYEEIAVKDKELLKYGQSDPVAYSYNDACTAFARGQSAMYVIGNYAIPQIKSVNPEMNIDSFVFPASSNAEENILNSGNDLMFCIMEDCEHKEEAYEVLRFLLEDENIQDYLNDQSAVPCKKGDFEIAPELDGMKEYIENGIVADYQDHHYPSEMAVDAMIQTYLFDDSSNALDTFLTRFDKEWVRYNKDIISKVQEYQEKGE
- a CDS encoding AraC family transcriptional regulator; amino-acid sequence: MHHNSEKAKEKQTGYLHQNFRLFHLKDKKNQEFEFHYHDFNKIIIFLSGNVTYFVEGKAYDLKPWDILLVNNHDIHKPVIDAGVTYERIVIWLQPEFIREQQDRSCDLSRCFTTATAKRFNLIRLNHHLQADIQTILQQLESSLASREFGHEALSQAYFLQFMVYLNRIFLPETCQPDFSASRYDRQIADILSYINLHLAEDLSNETLSRQFFVSKYYLMHKFKEHTGYTLHAYVQQKRLLHAKDLIQEGTPILKASSLCGFSDYSTFLRAFRKFYGISPKAFLTSGSEPSGFRDARTDITHIPY